The DNA sequence TGAGATCCGGGTCGACGATCATGACCACCGCCAGGGTGAGCATGAGCATGCCACCGGCGAGCTTGAGCAGCCGACCCTGCTTCTCCTGCAGCCGGGTGGCCCGCAGCCCGACGACCGCGGCGCCGAAGACGGCCAGCTCGTCGAGCTGGTAGATCAGCAGGTACAGCGCCAGCAGGAGGACGAAGGTGCCCGCGGTCGCGCCCTGGCTGGTGAGGAGGTTCGTCCACAGAACGGGGAACCCGGCGGTGCAGGAGAACTCCACGAGCGAGACGCCCGCGGCGAGGACCACGGTCGCGCCCACGAGGGCCGGCAGCGAGTCGCCCTTGGCGAGCACGGCGCGCATGCCGCGGTACAGCCCCGGCCGGCGCTCGTCCGCGATGGTGAAGGACAGGCCCTGCCGGTACCAGAAGTAGTCCTTGATGTTGACGACGGCGAAGAACAGCGCCACGAGCGCGACGAGCACGTGCAGCCACGCCGACATGCCCACCACGGTGAGGACCGTGAACAGCCCGGTGATGAACAGGCCGTAGATCGCGGCGGTGACGGTGATGAAGGTCAGCCCGATGACGGCCGTGCGCCGGCGCGAGCCGCTGTGCAGGGTCAGGGCGAGCAGGACGGAGAGCACCCACAGCGAGCACGGGTTGAACCCGTCGACGACGGCGATGAGCGCGGTGCTCACGGTGAGCGAGTGCGTCCCGAGGTCCACCTCCCCGAGGAGCGGCAGGCGCAGCACCTCCGTGGCCGCGGGGGCCGCCGGCTCCGGCCCGGCCGCCGCCGGCGGGTCGAGCACGCCTGGCCCGCCCGCGCGGGCGACCTCGCGGGCGTCGAGGCACCCGCGTTCGGCGCAGGTGGCGACGGCGGCCTCGATCTCGGCCCCGTTGAGTTGCGCGGAGAAGCCGACCCAGTACTCCTCACCGAGGAAGATCAGCGGCACGCCGGTGGGCTCGAAGCCGAAGCCGGCGGCCATCTCGGCCATCGGCTCGCGGTTCTCGGGGTGGTTCCAGACCTCGTAGTCCACGACCGTGGCGCCGTAGGTCTGCGCCAGCGAGGCGAGGAACGGGCCGGCCTCGGCGCAGTGCGGGCACCCGTCGCCCCAGAAGTAGTAGATCGTCGGCTTCACGGGCTCCACCGGTGCTGCCGCTGCACCGG is a window from the Georgenia muralis genome containing:
- a CDS encoding thioredoxin family protein, whose protein sequence is MRRATLGAVLALLAILVATAVAAVTPATARTVPDGLAGAAAGWSGAAAAPVEPVKPTIYYFWGDGCPHCAEAGPFLASLAQTYGATVVDYEVWNHPENREPMAEMAAGFGFEPTGVPLIFLGEEYWVGFSAQLNGAEIEAAVATCAERGCLDAREVARAGGPGVLDPPAAAGPEPAAPAATEVLRLPLLGEVDLGTHSLTVSTALIAVVDGFNPCSLWVLSVLLALTLHSGSRRRTAVIGLTFITVTAAIYGLFITGLFTVLTVVGMSAWLHVLVALVALFFAVVNIKDYFWYRQGLSFTIADERRPGLYRGMRAVLAKGDSLPALVGATVVLAAGVSLVEFSCTAGFPVLWTNLLTSQGATAGTFVLLLALYLLIYQLDELAVFGAAVVGLRATRLQEKQGRLLKLAGGMLMLTLAVVMIVDPDLMGDVGSSLAVFAVALAATALVLLVHRVVLPRLGIHVGSEKSLRR